In one window of Vanessa atalanta chromosome 10, ilVanAtal1.2, whole genome shotgun sequence DNA:
- the LOC125066848 gene encoding ribonuclease H2 subunit A isoform X2, protein MVYGIAYCPISQKEVLRTLGCADSKALTEEKRDEILLKMFSEEEALNNVGWIAEVISPNYISNSMYRRAKHSLNEVSMNSAISLIKRAIELGANITEVYVDTVGPPEKYQAKLSEIFPDIKITVAKKADSIYPIVSAASIVAKVTRDHALKVWEFHEGLEMNHKEFGSGYPGDPLTKKFIRDQIDRVFGYPLLVRFSWSTAELMLQEKAAKCTFEEIDDSTTKKSAGTKSISTFFSPKNEKKRKRHKFFEERYLTINNVFE, encoded by the exons ATGGTATACGGAATAGCATACTGCCCTATTAGTCAAAAAGAAGTTTTACGAACTTTAGGATGTGCAGATTCAAAAGCGCTAACAGAAGAGAAGCGAGATGAGATTCTCCTCAAAATGTTTTCAGAAGAAGAAGCATTAAACAATGTTGGATGGATTGCCGAAGTAATATCTCCAAACTACATTTCAAATTCAATGTACAGACGAGCTAAACATTCACTTAATGag GTTTCAATGAATTCAGCAATAAGTTTGATTAAAAGAGCTATAGAGCTTGGAGCTAATATTACTGAAGTTTATGTTGACACAGTCGGCCCACCAGAGAAGTATCAGGCTAAGCTGAGTGAAATTTTCcctgatattaaaattact gtgGCGAAAAAAGCTGATTCCATTTATCCAATCGTATCAGCGGCGAGTATTGTGGCAAAAGTTACGAGAGATCATGCACTCAAAGTTTGGGAATTCCACGAAGGCTTGGAAATGAACCATAAAGAATTTGGCAGTGGCTATCCTGGAG ACCCATTAACCAAGAAGTTTATACGAGATCAAATAGACAGAGTGTTTGGATACCCTCTCTTGGTGAGGTTTAGTTGGTCCACGGCCGAGCTGATGCTTCAAGAGAAAGCCGCTAAATGTACATTTGAAGAAATTGATGATTCAACAACAAAGAAGTCAGCGGGAACAAAATCCATCAGTACATTTTTTTCACCCAAAAacgaaaagaaaagaaaaaggcATAAATTTTTCGAAGAAAGATATCTgactattaataatgtttttgagtaa
- the LOC125066864 gene encoding zinc finger protein 16 isoform X1, protein MQNNPQELSWQAIQAIVGVKLPPNVLRFDDIGFHLVNNSVSSAEDSDSDVEIVENGWESDNNVSSKPEHSDNEKTTSDRDQSVSPVLRLVEPDNNNSGKEILDYRNFVVKMDTKDITDNDNDQVPQINNDDADSSNGNVMSIENYLEVTLSTDSEASHICSQCNQMFPSEQQLSSHQCSAKPTEEKKYPCHVCAEKFPSYWELRKHINSHFPGMLDSKSSFCHLCQKDYTKTGFMNHLRKHTGERPFVCELCHKAFSQSSSLSIHMKFHLNVRKHACTVCEKKFVTKSELSRHMTVHTKQKSYYCGVCDKAFTRSDNMKKHEKTHG, encoded by the coding sequence ATGCAGAACAACCCCCAGGAGCTTTCATGGCAGGCGATTCAGGCTATTGTGGGGGTTAAACTTCCACCAAATGTGTTGCGTTTCGATGATATCGGATTCCATTTAGTGAATAATTCCGTTTCGAGTGCTGAAGATTCAGATTCAGATGTAGAAATAGTAGAAAATGGCTGGGAATCAGACAACAACGTATCCTCCAAACCAGAACATTCAGATAACGAGAAGACGACATCGGACCGTGACCAAAGCGTATCGCCCGTTTTACGACTCGTAGAACCAGACAATAATAATTCAGGTAAAGAAATATTAGATTATAGAAATTTCGTAGTTAAAATGGATACCAAAGACATAACAGATAATGATAACGATCAAGTGCCTCAAATTAATAACGACGATGCTGATAGCTCAAATGGAAATGTAATgtcaatagaaaattatttggaGGTAACTCTATCAACCGATTCAGAGGCTAGTCATATATGTAGCCAGTGTAACCAAATGTTTCCCAGTGAGCAACAGTTGTCTTCACATCAGTGTAGTGCTAAACCCACCGAAGAAAAGAAATATCCTTGTCATGTTTGTGCAGAGAAATTTCCAAGCTATTGGGAATTAAGAAAACATATAAACAGCCATTTCCCTGGTATGTTAGACTCGAAATCCAGTTTCTGTCATCTCTGTCAAAAAGATTATACCAAAACAGGATTTATGAATCACTTGCGAAAACACACTGGAGAACGTCCTTTCGTTTGTGAGCTCTGCCACAAAGCATTCTCACAGTCAAGTTCATTGTCAATACATATGAAGTTCCACCTGAACGTTCGTAAACACGCTTGCACAGTTTGTGAGAAAAAATTTGTAACTAAGAGTGAACTGTCCCGTCACATGACTGTCCACACCAAGCAAAAGTCATATTACTGTGGTGTTTGTGACAAAGCCTTCACTCGATCTGACAATATGAAGAAACATGAGAAGACACATGGATAG
- the LOC125066848 gene encoding ribonuclease H2 subunit A isoform X1 translates to MSSFEALHDYIKSKNNFTKFVNSSEVPQTCKSEPCMLGVDEAGRGPVLGPMVYGIAYCPISQKEVLRTLGCADSKALTEEKRDEILLKMFSEEEALNNVGWIAEVISPNYISNSMYRRAKHSLNEVSMNSAISLIKRAIELGANITEVYVDTVGPPEKYQAKLSEIFPDIKITVAKKADSIYPIVSAASIVAKVTRDHALKVWEFHEGLEMNHKEFGSGYPGDPLTKKFIRDQIDRVFGYPLLVRFSWSTAELMLQEKAAKCTFEEIDDSTTKKSAGTKSISTFFSPKNEKKRKRHKFFEERYLTINNVFE, encoded by the exons atgtcaTCTTTTGAAGCTTTGCacgattatattaaatcaaaaaacaattttacgaAGTTTGTAAATAGTTCCGAAGTCCCGCAAACTTGCAAATCTGAGCCATGCATGCTCGGTGTTGATGAAGCCGGCCGTGGTCCTGTCTTAG GGCCAATGGTATACGGAATAGCATACTGCCCTATTAGTCAAAAAGAAGTTTTACGAACTTTAGGATGTGCAGATTCAAAAGCGCTAACAGAAGAGAAGCGAGATGAGATTCTCCTCAAAATGTTTTCAGAAGAAGAAGCATTAAACAATGTTGGATGGATTGCCGAAGTAATATCTCCAAACTACATTTCAAATTCAATGTACAGACGAGCTAAACATTCACTTAATGag GTTTCAATGAATTCAGCAATAAGTTTGATTAAAAGAGCTATAGAGCTTGGAGCTAATATTACTGAAGTTTATGTTGACACAGTCGGCCCACCAGAGAAGTATCAGGCTAAGCTGAGTGAAATTTTCcctgatattaaaattact gtgGCGAAAAAAGCTGATTCCATTTATCCAATCGTATCAGCGGCGAGTATTGTGGCAAAAGTTACGAGAGATCATGCACTCAAAGTTTGGGAATTCCACGAAGGCTTGGAAATGAACCATAAAGAATTTGGCAGTGGCTATCCTGGAG ACCCATTAACCAAGAAGTTTATACGAGATCAAATAGACAGAGTGTTTGGATACCCTCTCTTGGTGAGGTTTAGTTGGTCCACGGCCGAGCTGATGCTTCAAGAGAAAGCCGCTAAATGTACATTTGAAGAAATTGATGATTCAACAACAAAGAAGTCAGCGGGAACAAAATCCATCAGTACATTTTTTTCACCCAAAAacgaaaagaaaagaaaaaggcATAAATTTTTCGAAGAAAGATATCTgactattaataatgtttttgagtaa
- the LOC125067049 gene encoding uncharacterized protein LOC125067049, whose translation MALCRYCFAFLSFFACVSAIVGPAANSSKVVIVTKADTYLDAYSKSRVDAEKAKEGVVIVTAKDGEKKISNRDDSYNSGYDYSPPYSSSDSFSSSGSPSYSGPSSYSGSSNSYVPPSSYGPPVKFESDVTYTSPPNTYGPPASNYGPPAHSYGPPAQSYGPPAHSYGPPAPVYGPPIHKPAPLAPVYGPPLKPSYGVPYTAPGLSFFDKLSLKLDILTIAKLMLKFLIFKKIVTMIAVVCMLLVIPKLISFKKDKDGTEEDERKFGGRNVVELNSAQQLLERAMNVYGRQRADCGLTCRVRSVIDDIYDFQPYFRVNGNAES comes from the exons ATGGCTCTTTGTCGATACTGTTTCGCGTTTTTGTCTTTTTTCGCGTGTGTTTCGGCCATCGTTGGTCCAGCAGCGAATAGTTCTAAAGTTGTTATTGTAACGAAAGCAGACACTTACCTCGATGCCTATTCCAAATCTCGAGTGGATGCCGAAAAAGCGAAAGAGGGTGTAGTGATCGTAACGGCTAAGGATggagagaaaaaaatatctaaccGTGATGATAGCTACAATTCCGGATATGATTATTCACCTCCGTACTCAAGCAGCGACAGCTTTAGTTCATCTGGATCTCCGAGTTATTCTGGACCTTCTAGCTATTCTGGTTCTTCGAACAGCTATGTACCTCCGTCAAGTTATGGACCGCCGGTAAAATTTGAATCGGATGTTACGTATACTTCACCACCCAATACTTATGGACCACCTGCTTCAAATTATGGACCTCCAGCGCATAGTTACGGGCCTCCCGCTCAGAGTTACGGACCTCCTGCGCACTCTTATGGGCCACCAGCTCCAGTTTACGGGCCTCCAATTCACAAACCTGCACCACTTGCCCCAGTTTATGGGCCCCCTCTTAAACCGTCCTATGGTGTCCCTTACACAGCCCCAGGACTAAGTTTCTTTGACAAATTGTCATTGAAATTGGATATTTTGACGATTGCAAAATTGATGCTGAAAttccttatatttaaaaaaatcgtcacTATGATCGCTGTGGTGTGCATGTTGCTCGTCATCCCCAAGTTAATATCTTTCAAAAAAGATAAAGACGGAACTGAAGAGGACGAACGCAAATTTGGTGGTCGTAATG tggtGGAATTAAATTCAGCACAACAGTTGTTAGAGAGAGCTATGAACGTGTATGGACGACAGCGCGCCGATTGTGGCCTCACGTGTCGCGTGCGCAGCGTCATTGACGACATTTACGACTTTCAACCCTATTTCAG AGTCAACGGCAACGCAGAGTCGTAA